In Cryptomeria japonica chromosome 10, Sugi_1.0, whole genome shotgun sequence, a genomic segment contains:
- the LOC131071878 gene encoding uncharacterized protein LOC131071878, with translation MVVEEKDKRHERLKVLHVALNADHSRIFIENAKLKVDLAKRDSMSLVGPKPEELEKRKEELQKAKEEVAAGSRRRLGSRQPVARGGDGRGGPGGGVVGSWRRGEWRADDCGPQGAEGAGSEGSAAGHRAAEAAGGGCGADGGWGAGGQQGAGGDQDWQGCRSCQGRCRARSQGKSVGCTNNDRGPTSHAIGQPVANLQKG, from the exons ATGGTTGTAGAGGAGAAAGACAAGAGACATGAAAGACTCAAAGTCTTACATGTGGCCCTGAATGCTGACCATAGTCGGATTTTCATTGAAAATGCAAAATTAAAGGTTGACTTGGCAAAAAGAGACTCTATGTCTTTAGTGGGCCCTAAGCCAGAGGAGttggagaaaaggaaggaagaattACAAAAAGCaaaagaagag GTGGCGGCTGGAAGCAGGCGCAGGCTGGGGAGCAGGCAGCCGGTAGCGCGAGGAGGCGATGGCCGAGGAGGGCCAGGCGGGGGGGTCGTAGGGAGCTGGAGGCGCGGGGAGTGGAGGGCCGACGATTGTGGGCCGCAGGGAGCCGAAGGTGCAGGGAGCGAAGGGTCGGCGGCTGGGCATCGGGCGGCGGAGGCTGCAGGTGGCGGGTGTGGTGCCGACGGGGGCTGGGGAGCTGGTGGCCAGCAGGGAGCCGGCGGGGACCAGGACTGGCAGGGGTGTCGGAGTTGTCAGGGGAGGTGTAGGGCCCGAAGCCAGGGGAAGTCCGTGGGCTGTACTAACAACGACAGGggtcccacg AGTCATGCAATCGGGCAG CCTGTGGCAAATTTACAGAAAGGATAA